In the Telopea speciosissima isolate NSW1024214 ecotype Mountain lineage chromosome 6, Tspe_v1, whole genome shotgun sequence genome, tcgtcgaggataggtacatcgaccatagaggtgtggtttgtgggttgttaaataacattgattaaagcccctttcaaaaccccaatacccaaacccatgagttttctttccatatgtattttaatggagaaaaacctaattgatcatggggtttacaaacccatgttgggtgtgtgctatggcaccttggttggagttgttctcatggccaaagagacccctaaaaacccctaagaataccccattttagcccaagactttggggctgcaaaaccattctcgaatGGCATGAACAAGAAGACTGcacgtggacaggcacatgcaagtgccaccccgagaaactagatctcgcggtggaagtccgagagggacaggcacatggacagcacatgcaagtgccgtccTGAGAAAGATCTcgcggtgggaggtccgagagggacagcacatggacaggcacatgcaagtgccgagAAAGATCTcacggtgggaggtccgagagggacagcacatggacagcacatgcaagtgcgccccgagaaagatctccggtgggaggtccgagagggacagcacatggacagcacatgcaagtgcacccccgagaacctagatctgccggtgggaaagtccgagagggacaggcacatggacaggcacatgatatagccttgctgtatgtgccggtcccctattttagccttgtttgataacttatggggcccaactcttctagccctaaggcactaatctctccccacgttgtacactctctttaggttgactgacccggctcgggggcgtattagtacatgggacagtgtacttggcatcgaacgtcgatttgaagagctccgtactgacgattgactgagaatcaggtgagtgagttaagcaaacgtcttaatttatggaatagCTCCTTTGAAAAAGAGAGAGTCTGCAACCAGGAATACCTTGTAAGCATGCAACCTGTTGTATTCTTTACAAGAGGCACACATTGGAAAGCTATTGTGATGATTACTATAGTGTAAAAAGATACTTGGAGGCTTACAAGGATATAATCCACCCATTACCTGGTTTGGAGCAGTTAAAATCTGAGCATCACCTAGGTACTGTTCAGCCTCCACCCTTGAAGAGGTTACCAGGAAGACCACATATCAATAGGAGGAAGGAACCTGATGAAGGAGCATCTGAAGAGTTTAGAAAAAGATTTGGAAGTGTCAGATGTAGCAACTGCAAGGAGGTAGGCCACAACTCAAGGAAATGCGAAAGAGCTCCaattaaagggaaggaagtAAAGGTATAATCATAAGATTTTATCCTAAGTACTcatacttattttatgttatcGTGATGATTACAAGGATTCTAATATTGAATTCATGCTTGTATAGGGAAAGAAGGGAAGTGGGAGCAAATGTGATGTCAATACCTCTCAAAGATTGACCAGATCTCAAGCTTCTTCTACCATCACTTATGACAATATGCAGGCCAAGATTGAAGCACAAAGGAAAGCCAAGGAAGATAAAAGGAAAGcaagagaaatgaagaagaaataagttcAAAGAGGGGAGGAGATGCAGTGAAGAAATTAGAATCATAGGCTGTAATTTgatgatttttatgtttatttggaTATGATATTAAGTTGGATGTGGATGAttgtaaactttttttttttttttttggatatgttGGATTTTGTGGTAGACTTTTATTTTGGACATGATGTTAAGTTGGATGTGGATGatccaaacaaattttttttttagatatgttGGATGTTGAAGTATGGTAGACAAATACTTTTGGAAGcatagactttttttttggataatttagGAATGTTGTCCAAATTTCCAGGTTTAAGATAGCCTATTTAAAGGGGAAATGCTGtccaaattttcagatttttaaaagCCTATTTACAAGGGAATTGCTGTCCAAATATCCAGATGTTGTGGTACAGTAGACTAATACAAGGGAATGCTGTCCAAAGCTTGCATAAATGGTTTTGTAAGGGGCGGTGAGGTGGTGGAGTTGAGTTGTGAATACACCGTGTGATGGTTTCAGCAATTCATCTAAAATTGTATGTGATAGTGGTTCTGCTGCTTGGCTCTGTTTAATGATGAGAAAGAAGTTCAATATAAAGTCCTATAATGATCACTTGAGGAAAAAGCCAATTAGAAGATCTTGTTGATTAAATATGATTGTAGAATCATTTGCTAATGATGTTGTACAATTTTTCATTACTAATGCTGGGATTTAAGTACATCAGtttcactttcatcaaaaaaaaaaaaaaaaagtacatcaGTTTCACatttatttgccaatcataACTGATACAATTACACCAACAAAGAAAACTAGAACAAAATAAACTCCAAGCTTCATTGATGCAACAAACTTCTCCGTTTCATCCATTCTAATTGTTCCACTTTGCACCGCCTGTTGTAACCCCCGTAACACCTCTCGCAAAACCCGTATCTCCTCTCGTAGCACCCGCACCTCCTCCTGCAACTCTTGTAAATCAGGGGTGGGATTCGGCACAAGCTCGGTTGTTGGTGCAACAATGGGAtcacaccaaacaaaaaaattacaaccattaatCTGTGGGCAACTGTAAAAAAGCCTATTTGGATTATTATCAGTCTCTGATATTCTAATCACAGCTTTCCGATTACATTTGCACCTCAAGGATTTGTACTTGAGTGTATTAGGATTGCTGCAATTAACACTTGAGCTAGACATTTGATACATTTACCTGTAAAAGATGCaccacaaaaacaacaaaaaaaacaaatcaatgtTGTAGAGTGATCTAAAGAATACAAAACCGTAACCTATATAATAGAAATCAGAGAGATATGGGAGTGAGAAAATAACTCCAAtctaaacaataaaaattagagagagaTGGGAGTTGGTTGCCGATCCAAGCCGTGAGATGGGAGTTGGTTGCCTATTTTCTCTAGTTTAATCACATAGGTATTGAATATAGGTTATATACACTCCCATAATGAAACGGAATAGCATATAATCATCTAATCAAGCCAAAAGAAACGTTTTTATAATACAACAGTAGaattggggaaaaagaaaaaaaaagaaccagcAGAAATCAATTGCACTACTATAGGTGCAAATCTTACCTAACCGTGTGTAGGATCAATCTTTTGAATGAACTTTTATCACATTTGATGTAGCACCACCCCTTCTGAATTTCTGCAAAATGGGTTGTCcccaaatattagggtttaTCAATTTGTTTATCGATGGGATTAGagataaaaattagggtttatcgaTTGGGCTTACCTTCAGTTTAGCCGGATAGCATTTAAAAGAATATGGCCGCAGCTAACCGCTAACTTGTACGATGATGTTCTCTGATTTCGCCGGAGAAAGAAGATAACAGATGTGttcgaacaagaagaagaagagatacattttctctttctcttttctctctatttgttttctcttcttattaggcgggggtattattggaatattacaaatataaggGCAGTTTGGGGTTTAAACGAATATAAttagggtgatgtcatcacttaacagctcTTTTTAACGGcaagggtacggttgatagaatcttgggaatgcaggggaggggagagtcatttctcaaaacccaggggaggggtttgtcattagaccataatcgaggggaggggggagtaatttactctaattaatatattaatatgTATATATTGATGTCCACACTACAAGCTGCCAAGGAATAAAAAGATTCCCAAGATTCTTTCTTATGGGGTTTATGCTAAAGAATAAGAGCGGATATTCGCAATAGCTTTAGGTGTCTGATAGCTCTCCATCCTTGTGTTGTCGTTTGGGGGGAATAAGAACAATTCGAATGGACCACCCGGTCTAATTAGATGAAATGAAAATCagatttttgaaaatctttgcTTCTTTCTAACTCTAATTTATAGGGTTCCAACTGATTTCAAGTGATTCTGatccttctaccaaaaaaaaaagtgattctGATCCAACAATGGGGGCCGATCCCAAGTTCGATTCACTATACTTGAACCATGCTCTCAATAGCATTTTGGTTGGTTGGACCATCTGAACATATAGGTTATATTGGACTAAAGCTCATATATATTGTTTAGCCAAAGCTTCCCTCTTCCTCTCTAAAGTTATGAAAATATGTGTAACTAGACAATAGTGTATACTTTATAGCACAGGTCTCTGGTTCGAGCTGTGCTATACAACACCAAAGTAAATTTCAAGGTGATAATGGATACATTGTAGCGCTAgtggtgcaagtttggccctgatggCCCAACCCCAACTTGGCCCGGCCCAACTTGATCAtgtctttttcttcatgttttatttttttatttttttattttttatttttgttcttcttcttttcttcttccaagctTAACCAGCCTATGTATCTCCCTCCCCCCCATggtcaaggccaatcagggtcaatccgGCCCAACCCTATGGGTGGGTGAGGGTTGaattttctggccctgagttagggtccgGTCGGGCCTGGGCTCAACCAAGAGGGCTCAGGATTGGACTAAGATTTTAATGAGCCCGACCCAATCCAACCTTGTTGCAACCCTAGTAGCTATGATGTAGCCTTGATCCCTACTCCAAGACAATGGTGGATGAAGCAAGCCAGTGATTGACGCCAACGGAGTTGGTTGTTCTCTTCTTGTTGTgatcctttctctccttcttgtcGATCCCTAGGTTCCATGTAGTTTTGTTCCTTGAGGGTCGCTCTGTAGTGCTATAATCCCCACGTAGCTTTGTAGTTTTATATCACCTATGTAATATGTACTTCCATCTTTAAtgcccccaccccccaaaaaaaattatttataaatttaa is a window encoding:
- the LOC122665987 gene encoding uncharacterized protein LOC122665987 produces the protein MSSSSVNCSNPNTLKYKSLRCKCNRKAVIRISETDNNPNRLFYSCPQINGCNFFVWCDPIVAPTTELVPNPTPDLQELQEEVRVLREEIRVLREVLRGLQQAVQSGTIRMDETEKFVASMKLGVYFVLVFFVGVIVSVMIGK